In one Yoonia rosea genomic region, the following are encoded:
- a CDS encoding fasciclin domain-containing protein — MLRRTFIALTTTAALTSTSAFAAGHSKDIVDTAIDAGSFTTLVAAVEAAGLVETLKGEGPFTVFAPTDEAFAALPEGTVEGLLADPEALAAILTYHVVPGKVMSTDLSNGMMATTVNGADVTIMTEGGVMVDGANVVTADIEASNGVIHVIDAVILPSM, encoded by the coding sequence ATGCTACGCAGAACTTTTATCGCACTGACAACGACAGCTGCCCTGACTTCAACTTCGGCCTTCGCAGCAGGCCACTCAAAAGATATCGTCGACACAGCGATTGATGCAGGCAGCTTTACAACACTGGTTGCTGCTGTTGAAGCGGCCGGTCTGGTTGAAACACTGAAAGGCGAAGGTCCGTTCACTGTTTTCGCACCAACAGACGAAGCCTTTGCTGCACTGCCAGAAGGTACAGTTGAAGGTCTGCTTGCCGATCCGGAAGCACTGGCCGCGATCCTGACCTACCACGTTGTGCCAGGCAAAGTGATGTCCACAGACCTGAGCAACGGCATGATGGCGACAACTGTAAACGGTGCTGACGTCACAATCATGACCGAAGGCGGCGTGATGGTTGACGGCGCAAACGTCGTTACAGCAGACATCGAAGCATCAAACGGCGTGATCCACGTGATCGACGCGGTTATCCTGCCGTCCATGTAA
- the msrP gene encoding protein-methionine-sulfoxide reductase catalytic subunit MsrP, translating into MAYRWTNTLTKADVTPKSAYLNRRQILAGTIGLGAIGLAGGAAAQGNLEPNTLEEITSYNNYYEFGTGKNDPAQNAHRLVTSPWSIKVDGMVDNPGDYALDDLLAGLSVEDRLYRFRCVEAWSMVVPWNGIELADILDRVGVQSRAKYVAFETVVQPENMIGVQRRVLDFPYVEGLRLDEAMHPLTIMATGIYDEPLYNQSGAPIRLVVPWKYGFKSIKSIVRITLTDREPPTSWNKANAREYGFYSNVNPNVDHPRWSQATERRIGGGLFAPRQDTLMFNGYPEVAPLYAGQDLSVDI; encoded by the coding sequence ATGGCATATCGCTGGACCAATACTTTGACCAAGGCTGACGTCACACCAAAGTCGGCTTATCTCAACCGGCGCCAGATTCTGGCGGGGACGATCGGGCTTGGCGCGATTGGCCTTGCGGGCGGTGCCGCGGCACAGGGCAACCTGGAGCCCAATACGCTGGAAGAGATCACAAGCTACAACAATTACTATGAATTCGGCACCGGCAAGAACGATCCGGCCCAGAACGCCCATAGGCTGGTGACATCGCCATGGTCCATCAAGGTGGATGGGATGGTTGATAACCCCGGTGATTATGCGCTGGATGATCTGCTGGCGGGGCTCTCGGTTGAGGATCGCCTCTACCGTTTCCGCTGTGTCGAGGCGTGGTCAATGGTCGTGCCATGGAATGGCATCGAGCTTGCGGATATCCTCGATCGGGTCGGGGTTCAGTCGCGCGCAAAATATGTGGCCTTTGAAACAGTGGTCCAGCCCGAGAACATGATCGGCGTCCAGCGCCGCGTTCTGGATTTCCCATATGTCGAGGGCCTGCGCCTTGATGAGGCAATGCACCCGCTGACCATCATGGCGACAGGTATCTATGATGAGCCGCTTTATAATCAGTCTGGTGCGCCGATCCGTTTGGTCGTGCCATGGAAGTACGGGTTCAAGTCGATCAAATCCATTGTGCGGATCACACTGACTGACCGTGAACCCCCTACCAGCTGGAACAAGGCCAATGCGCGTGAATACGGCTTCTATAGTAATGTGAACCCCAATGTGGATCACCCACGCTGGAGCCAGGCAACCGAGCGCCGTATCGGTGGCGGCCTCTTTGCGCCGCGTCAGGACACGCTCATGTTCAACGGCTATCCCGAAGTGGCCCCGCTTTATGCCGGCCAGGATCTGAGTGTGGATATCTAA